In a single window of the Rhodamnia argentea isolate NSW1041297 chromosome 2, ASM2092103v1, whole genome shotgun sequence genome:
- the LOC115736975 gene encoding chloroplastic group IIA intron splicing facilitator CRS1, chloroplastic, whose translation MAATLYLSPSALPNNSRFRASSSPSATSSSRVTAENLPMKSPDFSVSIDPIARPNGPVKMPTAPWMRGPLLVPPGEVLDLSRPRSSNRGSGDRKPKKLDRASGVRGNKAVQKIVQSIEKLRGRSHSDGAGKESGEIEFGICLESLKEEEEEGAKPGFVGKMPWVREGERVVFRRTKTEKAANVAELSLEKELLDRLRKEAAKLRKWVKVKKIGVSQAVVDEIKWTWRRNELAMVKFDVPLCRNMDRAQEILEMKTGSLVIWRKKDTLVLYRGVHYPYNVFQEKERIPAIGQERLPFFCMQSNPKRVMSITPVKDSHRILDEKTKGEDGQRHSGAISRDYKACSESINGSLYERETDRLLDGLGPRFVDWWMRKPLPVDADLLPEVVPGFSPPLRLCPPNERPKLTDNELTYLRKLAHPLPTHFVLGRNRKLQGLAAAIMKLWEKSLIAKIAVKWGVPNTNNEQMAYELKGLTGGILLLRNKFYIILYRGKDFLPQTLTSSIAKRELELRKCQVVEEDARIKAFERLAVANEPLAKTCTMGTLSEFVKIQTDFQEQRRGVGEVNVRLVAEIERLEKELRKEERRRFILNSKMRRSAKQLSKLNSGWRPAEKDTDQEMMTEEDKECLRKIGLKMDGSLLLGRRGVFDGVIEAMHQHWKHREVVKVISMQRSYPQVIGTAKLLEAETGGILVSVDKLKDGHCIIIYRGKNYKRPVKLSTEHLLTKRKALLRSLEMQRFGSLKFFTSQKQRKISDLQLKRAELKDHLGQ comes from the exons ATGGCGGCCACCCTTTACCTCTCTCCATCCGCCCTCCCGAACAACTCGCGCTTTCGCGCTTCCTCCTCCCCAAGCGCGACGAGTTCTTCCAGAGTAACGGCGGAGAATCTCCCCATGAAAAGCCCAGATTTCTCCGTCTCGATCGATCCCATTGCGCGGCCGAATGGTCCGGTCAAGATGCCCACGGCTCCGTGGATGAGAGGCCCTCTTCTCGTCCCGCCCGGCGAGGTCTTGGACCTTTCGAGGCCTCGGAGCAGCAATAGAGGCTCGGGCGATAGGAAACCCAAGAAGTTGGATAGAGCGAGCGGCGTCAGAGGAAACAAGGCGGTGCAGAAGATTGTGCAGAGCATCGAGAAGCTTAGAGGGAGGAGCCACTCGGACGGAGCTGGGAAAGAATCTGGGGAGATCGAATTCGGGATTTGCCTGGAGTcattgaaggaggaggaggaggaaggagccAAGCCAGGTTTTGTCGGGAAAATGCCGTGGGTGAGGGAAGGCGAGAGGGTGGTGTTCAGGAGGACGAAGACGGAGAAGGCGGCGAATGTGGCCGAACTGAGCCTTGAGAAGGAGTTGCTGGATAGGCTGAGGAAGGAGGCTGCGAAGCTGAGGAAGTgggtgaaggtgaagaagattgGAGTGTCTCAGGCTGTTGTGGATGAGATAAAGTGGACTTGGAGGAGGAATGAGCTCGCCATGGTGAAATTCGATGTCCCTCTGTGCCGCAACATGGACAGAGCTCAAGAAATCCTCgag ATGAAGACTGGCAGCTTGGTTATTTGGAGGAAAAAAGACACTCTTGTTTTATACAGGGGAGTCCACTATCCCTATAATGTCTTTCAGGAGAAGGAGCGCATCCCAGCTATTGGTCAAGAAAGACTTCCCTTTTTCTGCATGCAGTCTAACCCTAAACGTGTCATGTCTATAACACCGGTGAAAGATAGTCATCGTATTCTGGATGAGAAGACGAAAGGAGAGGATGGACAAAGGCATTCTGGTGCTATCTCAAGAGACTATAAAGCATGTTCTGAGTCAATCAATGGTTCACTATATGAAAGGGAAACTGATAGATTACTGGATGGCTTGGGCCCTCGCTTTGTTGATTGGTGGATGCGCAAGCCATTGCCCGTAGATGCTGATTTGCTTCCGGAAGTGGTACCTGGCTTTAGTCCCCCGCTAAGACTCTGTCCCCCAAACGAACGGCCAAAGCTCACTGACAATGAATTGACATATTTAAGGAAGCTTGCTCACCCATTACCAACTCATTTCGTCCTTG GGAGAAACAGGAAATTGCAAGGCTTAGCTGCTGCGATTATGAAACTATGGGAGAAGAGTCTTATAGCCAAGATTGCGGTGAAGTGGGGTGTACCTAACACTAACAATGAGCAAATGGCATATGAGCTCAAG GGTCTCACTGGAGGAATTCTGCTGCTACGAAACAAGTTTTACATTATACTTTATAGAGGCAAGGACTTTCTTCCTCAAACACTTACAAGTTCGATAGCGAAGAGAGAACTGGAGCTGAGAAAATGCCAAGTTGTTGAGGAAGATGCACGAATTAAGGCGTTTGAAAGATTAGCTGTTGCAAATGAGCCATTGGCAAAGACTTGCACAATGGGAACACTATCAGAATTCGTAAAAATCCAAACAGATTTTCAGGAGCAGAGAAGAGGAGTGGGGGAGGTCAATGTCAGATTGGTGGCCGAAATAGAAAGATTAGAGAAGGAGCTGCGAAAAGAGGAGCGCAGGCGTTTCATT CTTAATAGTAAGATGAGAAGGTCAGCAAAACAGCTGTCAAAGTTGAATTCCGGATGGAGACCTGCCGAGAAGGACACAGACCAAGAGATGATGACAGAGGAGGATAAGGAATGTTTGAGGAAGATAGGACTGAAAATGGACGGTAGTTTATTGCTTG GAAGGCGTGGTGTCTTCGATGGTGTTATTGAAGCAATGCATCAGCACTGGAAGCACAGAGAAGTGGTCAAGGTCATTTCTATGCAGAGGTCATATCCACAGGTTATCGGTACTGCAAAACTGCTTGAAGCAGAAACTGGTGGGATTTTAGTTTCAGTTGACAAGCTGAAGGATGGCCATTGTATAATCATATACCGTGGCAAAAACTACAAACGTCCCGTAAAGTTGTCAACAGAGCATCtactaacaaaaagaaaagcacttctGCGATCTCTTGAAATGCAGCGATTTGGT tCGCTGAAGTTTTTCACAAGTCAGAAGCAACGGAAGATCTCTGACTTGCAACTGAAACGG GCAGAACTGAAAGATCACCTAGGACAATAA